The Antarcticibacterium sp. 1MA-6-2 genome has a window encoding:
- a CDS encoding deoxyhypusine synthase family protein: protein MSKGEISNFLEKYYKHFNAAALVDAAKGYEKQLQDGNKMLVTLAGAMSTAEIGKIFAEMIRQDKVQFISCTGANLEEDVMNLVAHTHYERLPHYRDLTAQDEWDLLERGLNRVTDTAIPEEEAFRRIQKHIVKIWKDAEAKGERYFPHEFMYKLLLSGVMEEHYEIDLKDSWVYAAAEKNLPIVVPGWEDSTMGNIFASYVMKGELKASTMKSGIEYMGYLADWYTKNSDTGVGFFQIGGGIAGDFPICVVPMLYQDMEMTDTPFWSYFCQISDSTTSYGSYSGAVPNEKITWGKLDKDTPKFVIESDATIVAPLIFAYLLDM, encoded by the coding sequence AAAGGAGAAATTTCCAATTTTTTAGAAAAATATTATAAACACTTTAATGCCGCTGCTCTTGTAGATGCAGCCAAAGGTTACGAAAAACAATTGCAGGACGGTAACAAAATGCTGGTTACCCTTGCAGGCGCGATGAGTACTGCAGAGATAGGAAAGATCTTTGCCGAAATGATCCGTCAGGACAAGGTACAATTCATTTCCTGTACAGGTGCAAACCTTGAGGAGGACGTAATGAACCTGGTGGCGCACACCCACTACGAAAGATTACCACATTACCGTGACCTTACGGCGCAGGATGAGTGGGATCTTCTGGAAAGAGGACTAAACCGGGTAACCGATACTGCTATTCCCGAAGAAGAGGCCTTTAGAAGGATTCAAAAGCACATCGTGAAGATTTGGAAAGATGCTGAAGCTAAAGGTGAAAGATACTTTCCACACGAATTCATGTACAAACTCCTACTCTCCGGGGTTATGGAGGAGCACTATGAAATCGATCTAAAGGATTCCTGGGTTTATGCTGCAGCCGAAAAGAACTTACCTATTGTAGTTCCCGGTTGGGAAGACAGTACTATGGGAAATATTTTTGCTTCCTATGTAATGAAAGGAGAATTAAAAGCCAGCACAATGAAATCTGGAATTGAATATATGGGATATCTGGCGGACTGGTATACCAAAAATTCTGATACCGGAGTAGGTTTCTTCCAGATTGGTGGAGGAATTGCAGGAGATTTCCCCATATGCGTGGTGCCAATGCTCTACCAGGATATGGAAATGACTGATACTCCTTTCTGGAGTTATTTCTGTCAGATTTCAGATTCCACTACAAGTTATGGTTCTTATTCAGGAGCTGTTCCAAATGAAAAGATCACCTGGGGCAAGCTAGATAAGGATACCCCGAAATTCGTAATAGAAAGTGATGCTACTATTGTTGCGCCACTAATATTTGCTTACCTCCTTGATATGTAA
- a CDS encoding MmcQ/YjbR family DNA-binding protein, giving the protein MNIEIFRNYCLEKKGVTEELPFGPDTLVLKVMGKMFASAGLDEVPLRVNLKCDPEKAVDLRAENPEAILPGYHMNKKHWNTVVVEGSLPNSLIFELIDHSYRLVVKGLPKKVREELESL; this is encoded by the coding sequence ATGAACATAGAAATTTTCAGAAACTACTGCCTCGAGAAAAAAGGAGTAACCGAAGAACTTCCTTTTGGTCCTGATACTTTAGTTTTAAAAGTCATGGGAAAAATGTTTGCAAGTGCGGGTCTTGATGAGGTACCGTTGCGGGTGAATCTCAAGTGTGATCCCGAGAAAGCTGTAGATCTTCGGGCAGAAAATCCTGAGGCTATTCTGCCGGGTTATCATATGAACAAGAAGCATTGGAATACAGTGGTCGTGGAGGGTAGTTTACCCAATTCGCTTATCTTTGAGCTTATAGACCATTCTTATCGATTGGTGGTAAAGGGACTTCCGAAAAAGGTTCGGGAGGAGCTTGAAAGCTTATAA
- a CDS encoding lipid-A-disaccharide synthase N-terminal domain-containing protein has translation MSNWLIYSIGFFAQFFFAARLITQWILSEKAKKVETPTAFWKFSLLAAILMFVYGYLRQDLAIMLGQVFIYTVYIRNLQLQDQWSGSNRLLRVIYIGAPLVIASYLIFISEVRLSQLINQETISPFLLVFGIIGQVIFNGRFFYQWIYSEKNKASSLPRGFWIISLIGASLILTYGILRKDPVLIASHCFGGFVYFRNLYLLKNEDTMESVS, from the coding sequence ATGAGCAATTGGCTTATTTATAGCATAGGGTTTTTTGCCCAGTTTTTTTTTGCAGCCAGATTAATTACCCAATGGATCCTTTCAGAAAAAGCAAAGAAAGTTGAAACTCCCACTGCATTCTGGAAATTCAGCTTACTAGCGGCAATCCTCATGTTTGTTTATGGTTATTTAAGACAGGATCTTGCAATCATGCTCGGCCAGGTTTTTATTTACACCGTCTATATTAGAAATTTACAGCTACAGGACCAATGGTCAGGTTCCAATAGGTTGTTGCGGGTCATATATATAGGCGCTCCTCTGGTTATTGCCTCCTACCTTATTTTTATTTCAGAAGTACGCCTGAGTCAGCTAATTAACCAGGAAACTATTTCGCCTTTTTTGCTGGTATTTGGTATTATTGGTCAGGTTATATTTAATGGAAGATTCTTTTATCAGTGGATTTATTCAGAAAAAAATAAAGCCTCTTCCCTCCCTCGTGGATTCTGGATAATCAGTCTTATTGGGGCGAGCCTCATTCTTACTTACGGCATTCTACGGAAGGACCCGGTTTTGATCGCATCCCACTGCTTTGGAGGATTTGTCTATTTCCGAAATTTGTATTTGCTAAAGAATGAAGACACTATGGAAAGTGTAAGTTAA
- a CDS encoding MutS-related protein produces MTANNFYTSEKDLQEQHLQKANRQLNIASTLRLLVFLLVAYGIYYFFGETRIVALIAFVGIGIFLFLVSRHTDLKYERDKIQELVKLNELELRVLGRDFHDLPTGKEYEDPLHPYSQDIDLFGKGSFFQYLNRTALKEGTDRLADLLTENSIDEILEKQEAIKELSSMGKWRQEFTAVAKLVRTETNSRQVLRWFLTYKPFVPQMMKWVPIVFSIISLLVITGYIIGFVTGMQLFLWFLVGLMITGIFIKKVNLLSESVNKVQDTFHQYHQLLDLLENTKFSSEVLLEKIRPITEVEGKASKIFKKFSRSIDSLEQRNNFLLGVFLNGFLLWDLQQSYRLEKWIVKNRHHVENWFEVIEFFDAYNSLGNFAFNHQDYTYPVLVHEVHTVKAKDLAHPLLDPKKRIANDFEIKKENFFIITGANMAGKSTFLRTVSLQIVMANMGLPVCASSCDYSPIKLITSMRTTDSLSDDESYFFSELKRLQYIVGEIKTDKYFIILDEILKGTNSTDKAIGSRKFIQKLVGSQSTGIIATHDLSLCEVAEELPQVKNYYFDAEIINDELNFDYRFKNGVCQNMNASFLLKKMQIVD; encoded by the coding sequence ATGACAGCAAATAATTTTTATACTTCTGAAAAAGATCTTCAGGAACAACATTTACAAAAAGCGAACAGGCAACTCAATATTGCAAGCACATTGCGGCTTCTGGTTTTTCTTCTCGTTGCTTACGGAATTTATTATTTTTTTGGGGAAACGAGAATAGTTGCCCTTATTGCTTTTGTGGGAATTGGAATTTTCCTGTTCCTTGTTTCCCGTCATACAGACCTTAAGTATGAGAGAGATAAGATCCAGGAACTGGTAAAATTAAATGAGCTGGAGTTAAGGGTTCTTGGCCGGGACTTCCACGATCTGCCAACAGGTAAGGAATATGAGGATCCGCTGCATCCCTACAGTCAGGATATTGATCTTTTTGGGAAGGGTTCTTTTTTTCAATATTTAAACCGCACAGCATTAAAGGAGGGAACAGATAGGTTGGCAGATTTGTTAACTGAAAATTCAATAGACGAAATTCTTGAAAAGCAGGAGGCAATAAAAGAGCTCTCTTCAATGGGAAAGTGGAGGCAGGAGTTTACTGCTGTTGCAAAATTAGTGAGAACAGAAACTAACTCACGCCAGGTACTAAGATGGTTTCTTACCTATAAACCTTTCGTTCCACAAATGATGAAGTGGGTGCCAATCGTTTTTAGCATAATTTCTCTGCTGGTAATTACGGGTTATATAATTGGATTTGTCACAGGAATGCAACTTTTTCTTTGGTTCTTGGTGGGGTTGATGATCACAGGTATTTTTATAAAAAAGGTCAATCTTCTCTCTGAAAGTGTAAATAAAGTGCAGGATACTTTTCATCAATACCATCAATTGTTGGACTTGTTGGAGAACACCAAATTTTCTTCGGAAGTTTTGCTTGAAAAAATACGACCTATTACCGAAGTTGAAGGGAAAGCTTCAAAAATTTTCAAGAAATTCTCCCGTTCCATTGATTCCCTGGAGCAACGAAATAACTTTCTGCTAGGGGTATTCCTCAACGGATTTTTACTGTGGGATCTTCAGCAATCCTACAGGCTGGAAAAATGGATTGTAAAGAACAGGCATCACGTGGAGAACTGGTTTGAGGTAATTGAATTCTTTGATGCTTATAACAGCCTGGGGAATTTTGCTTTTAACCATCAGGATTACACCTATCCTGTACTTGTACACGAAGTGCATACGGTAAAAGCTAAAGATCTTGCTCACCCTTTGCTGGATCCCAAAAAGCGGATTGCGAATGATTTTGAAATAAAGAAGGAAAATTTCTTTATTATCACCGGAGCCAATATGGCGGGAAAAAGCACATTTTTACGTACAGTTTCCCTGCAAATAGTAATGGCAAATATGGGCCTCCCTGTTTGTGCGAGTTCCTGTGATTACAGCCCAATCAAGCTTATTACCAGTATGAGAACCACAGATTCTTTAAGTGATGATGAATCCTACTTCTTTTCTGAACTTAAACGCCTGCAGTATATAGTAGGCGAAATTAAAACCGATAAATATTTTATCATTCTCGATGAGATCCTGAAAGGTACAAACAGTACAGACAAGGCTATAGGGAGCCGCAAATTTATCCAAAAGCTGGTAGGCTCCCAGTCAACCGGAATAATTGCCACGCACGATCTTAGCCTCTGTGAGGTGGCTGAGGAATTGCCACAGGTTAAAAATTACTATTTCGATGCTGAAATTATTAATGATGAACTCAACTTTGATTACAGGTTTAAGAACGGAGTCTGTCAAAATATGAATGCCTCATTTTTGCTGAAGAAAATGCAGATTGTCGATTAA
- a CDS encoding type II toxin-antitoxin system RelE/ParE family toxin has protein sequence MEMKIVWTNFAKNELRKIFLYYNEAAGTSLARKLVNKIIQNTLVLQSQPGIGQVEKLLLISERNFHYLVVSNYKIIYVINQTKDQVEILDIFDTRQNPDKLERNY, from the coding sequence ATGGAGATGAAAATTGTATGGACTAATTTTGCGAAAAATGAGCTCCGCAAAATTTTTCTCTATTACAATGAGGCAGCAGGTACTTCATTAGCAAGGAAGTTGGTTAATAAAATTATTCAAAATACTTTGGTGTTGCAAAGCCAACCGGGAATTGGTCAGGTAGAGAAACTTCTTTTAATTTCGGAACGAAATTTTCATTATCTCGTAGTAAGTAATTATAAGATTATTTATGTAATTAATCAGACCAAGGATCAGGTAGAAATTCTGGATATTTTCGACACCAGACAAAATCCTGATAAACTTGAAAGAAATTATTAA
- a CDS encoding DUF4230 domain-containing protein produces MELLFIGLGAGAIVAYFIFARFNKYRSKERADEQSVILMDKIRSVCKFITVEGDFSEIYHYENLKEKYMSLILGKKKAIVLINAKAHIGFDLSKIRMESDNEAKKIILTNFPQPELLTVETDFKYYDKREGWANPFTTSDLTDINRDAKKHIVDKVPQSGLIEKARNEALTTILLIEKIVETIGWKLDYTALTTDVKDQPKLH; encoded by the coding sequence ATGGAGTTACTTTTTATTGGTCTTGGCGCGGGGGCTATTGTGGCATATTTCATATTTGCGAGGTTTAACAAGTATCGCAGTAAAGAACGTGCCGATGAGCAATCTGTTATCCTGATGGACAAGATCCGCAGTGTATGTAAATTCATTACTGTAGAAGGAGATTTTTCTGAAATCTACCATTACGAAAATCTGAAGGAGAAGTATATGAGCCTTATTCTGGGAAAGAAGAAGGCCATTGTTCTTATTAATGCTAAAGCACATATAGGTTTTGATCTTAGCAAAATCAGAATGGAAAGTGACAATGAAGCGAAAAAGATCATCCTGACTAATTTCCCGCAGCCCGAACTGCTTACTGTGGAAACCGATTTTAAATATTACGACAAGAGAGAAGGCTGGGCCAATCCTTTTACAACTTCAGATCTTACTGATATTAACCGGGATGCTAAGAAACATATCGTAGATAAGGTCCCACAAAGCGGACTCATTGAAAAAGCGAGGAATGAAGCTCTTACAACCATCCTGCTCATTGAAAAAATTGTAGAGACTATTGGCTGGAAGCTGGATTACACTGCTCTTACTACAGATGTAAAGGATCAGCCGAAGCTGCATTAA